Proteins from a genomic interval of Rhodococcoides fascians A25f:
- the nirB gene encoding nitrite reductase large subunit NirB — translation MTAGKQRLLVIGNGMAGARTVEQILERDGSSLFEITMIGDEPYGNYNRIMLSHVLSGETTVDDEDLILNPMSWYSDNGVTLHVGDRAVSLDRFSKTVVCESGRSVDYDVLIIATGSNTFFPNMDGLRESDGRLARGVFGFRTIADTNGMLQMAESRDDVCAVVIGGGLLGLEAAYGLRTQGLDVNVVHSPGHLMNQQLDERGGRVLRNKIESLGVGVHTSKRTTSVLRSEDGVVTGVGFNDGTSLAADMVVVTAGIRPSVDFARAGGLVIERGIVVDDQLRCEDEGSIYAVGECCQHRGEVYGLVAPLWEQAVVLADVLTGANPTAAYHGSRLTTKLKVAGVDVASMGITAPERDDDEFVQFYEPRSGTYKSVIVRNNKLVGATLLGDISKANFLTQAFDEKVPLPDKRITMLFDMGTPSAATGAAELADDVQVCNCNGVTKGAIVACVHAGAKNLSDLTAKTRAGKGCGSCKGLVKDIIACAAGGAVEADPTADWYVPCIPMTKPELIDAVRAQDLRAVSQVFTALATDGLEDAAAKMPLASLLRTVWGPDWVDERGALFINDRVHANIQRDGTFSVVPQMKGGVTTPDQLRKIADVADKYSVPLVKVTGGQRIDLLGIKKEDLPKVWGDLDMPSGFAYGKSMRTVKTCVGSDFCRFGLGDSTALGIALEERFQGLETPAKLKLAVAGCPRNCSEALCKDFGVVSVGEDKWEIYIGGAAGAHIRKGDLLATVTGAEEVLTVAGRFIQHYRENAQWLERTYAWVPRLGLEELQSVLIDDRDGIVAGLDERMQASVDGYVDPWQDRAAPKSPAQFTPSLPLLPLPQVPVR, via the coding sequence ATGACTGCAGGCAAGCAGCGGCTGTTGGTGATCGGCAACGGAATGGCCGGTGCCAGAACGGTCGAGCAGATCCTCGAGCGTGACGGCAGCTCGTTGTTCGAGATCACGATGATCGGCGACGAGCCGTACGGCAACTACAACCGAATCATGCTCTCGCACGTGCTGTCCGGTGAGACCACCGTCGATGACGAGGATCTGATTCTCAATCCCATGAGTTGGTACAGCGACAACGGCGTGACACTGCACGTGGGCGATCGTGCCGTGTCGTTGGATCGATTCTCCAAGACCGTTGTGTGCGAGAGCGGTCGGTCGGTCGACTACGACGTGCTGATCATCGCAACGGGAAGCAACACGTTCTTCCCGAACATGGACGGTCTCCGCGAATCCGACGGCAGACTGGCACGCGGAGTGTTCGGCTTCCGGACCATCGCAGACACCAATGGCATGCTGCAGATGGCAGAGTCGCGCGACGACGTCTGCGCCGTCGTCATCGGCGGCGGACTGCTCGGACTCGAAGCCGCGTACGGTCTGCGGACCCAGGGGCTCGACGTGAACGTGGTGCACTCCCCCGGACACTTGATGAACCAGCAGCTCGACGAGCGCGGTGGACGAGTGCTGCGCAACAAGATCGAGTCGCTCGGAGTCGGCGTGCACACCTCGAAGAGAACCACCTCGGTGTTGCGTTCCGAGGACGGTGTCGTCACCGGAGTCGGGTTCAACGACGGCACCTCGCTGGCTGCGGACATGGTCGTCGTCACCGCCGGTATCCGCCCCAGTGTCGACTTCGCTCGCGCCGGCGGTTTGGTGATCGAACGAGGAATCGTGGTCGACGACCAATTGCGTTGCGAGGACGAAGGTTCCATCTACGCCGTCGGTGAATGCTGCCAACATCGCGGCGAGGTCTACGGCCTCGTTGCGCCACTGTGGGAGCAGGCCGTCGTATTGGCCGACGTGCTCACGGGCGCGAATCCCACTGCGGCGTACCATGGCTCGCGTCTGACGACCAAGCTCAAGGTGGCCGGTGTCGACGTCGCCTCGATGGGGATCACCGCCCCCGAGCGCGACGACGACGAGTTCGTCCAGTTCTACGAGCCGCGCAGTGGCACGTACAAGTCGGTGATCGTCCGCAACAACAAACTGGTCGGTGCCACTCTGCTGGGCGATATCTCCAAGGCCAACTTCCTGACTCAGGCATTCGACGAGAAAGTACCACTGCCCGACAAGCGCATCACCATGCTCTTCGATATGGGAACTCCCTCTGCGGCAACAGGAGCCGCGGAATTGGCCGACGACGTCCAGGTGTGCAACTGCAACGGTGTCACGAAGGGTGCCATCGTGGCGTGCGTGCACGCGGGTGCCAAGAATCTGAGCGACCTGACCGCGAAGACCCGCGCAGGCAAGGGGTGCGGGTCGTGCAAGGGGTTGGTGAAAGACATCATCGCGTGCGCAGCGGGCGGTGCCGTCGAAGCAGACCCCACCGCGGACTGGTACGTGCCGTGTATCCCGATGACGAAGCCGGAACTGATCGACGCCGTCCGAGCGCAGGATCTGCGGGCGGTGTCGCAGGTGTTCACAGCGCTCGCGACCGACGGCCTCGAGGACGCCGCCGCCAAGATGCCGTTGGCGTCGTTGCTGCGCACCGTGTGGGGTCCGGATTGGGTGGACGAGCGCGGCGCGTTGTTCATCAACGATCGTGTGCACGCCAATATCCAACGGGACGGCACGTTCTCGGTGGTGCCGCAGATGAAGGGTGGCGTCACCACACCGGATCAGCTGCGCAAGATCGCCGACGTCGCAGACAAATACAGCGTTCCGCTGGTCAAGGTGACCGGCGGACAACGCATCGACCTGCTCGGCATCAAGAAGGAAGACCTGCCGAAGGTGTGGGGCGATCTGGACATGCCCTCGGGCTTCGCGTACGGCAAGAGCATGCGCACGGTGAAGACCTGCGTGGGCAGTGACTTCTGCCGCTTCGGTCTCGGCGACTCGACTGCTCTCGGTATCGCCCTCGAAGAGCGGTTCCAAGGCCTGGAGACACCGGCGAAGTTGAAGCTCGCGGTCGCCGGCTGCCCTCGCAACTGTTCGGAGGCACTGTGCAAGGACTTCGGCGTCGTCTCGGTGGGCGAGGACAAGTGGGAGATCTACATCGGAGGCGCGGCAGGCGCACACATCCGCAAGGGCGATCTACTGGCTACCGTGACGGGGGCCGAGGAGGTTCTGACCGTGGCAGGCAGGTTCATTCAGCACTACCGCGAGAACGCCCAATGGCTCGAGCGAACGTACGCGTGGGTTCCGCGCCTCGGCCTGGAAGAACTGCAGAGCGTGCTGATCGACGACCGTGACGGCATCGTGGCCGGACTCGACGAGCGAATGCAGGCATCGGTGGACGGCTACGTCGACCCGTGGCAGGACCGCGCGGCACCCAAATCACCCGCGCAGTTCACCCCGTCGCTGCCACTGCTTCCGCTGCCACAGGTACCGGTCCGATGA
- the metH gene encoding methionine synthase — MPDQHKPGLLDAISRRVVIGDGAMGTMLQDADLTLDDFLGLEGCNEILNATRPDVLREIHREYFAAGADAVETNTFGCNLPNLADYDIEDRIRELAEKGTRLARETADEMGPGRDGMGRYVLGSMGPGTKLPTLGHAPFARLRDAYTEAALGMIDGGADAILVETCQDLLQVKAAIIGSQHAMDRLGVRIPIITHVTVETTGAMLVGSEIGAALTALEPLGIDMIGLNCATGPAEMSEHLRHLSKHSRLPVSVMPNAGLPTLGAKGAEYPLTAPELATALSGFVSEYGLALVGGCCGTTPEHIRQVADMVHGATKLERRPAPEPGVSSLYTAVPFEQDASILMIGERTNSNGSKAFRDAMLAEDYEKCLDIAKDQTRDGAHMLDLNVDYVGRDGAADMAALASRLATASTLPIMLDSTEPAVLEAGLEHLGGRSAVNSVNYEDGDGPDSRFQKIMRLVKEHGAAVVALTIDEEGQARTAEWKVRVADRLITDITENWGLRHEDIIVDTLTFPISTGQEEVRRDGIETIEAIRQLKEKYPKVHTTLGLSNISFGLNPAARQVLNSVFLHECTQAGLDTAIVHASKILPMNKIPDEQRETALDLVYDRRREGYDPLQKLMQLFEGVSAASARESRAEELGRLPLFERLERRIVDGERNGLDVDLDAAMTEKPPLEIINETLLSGMKTVGELFGSGQMQLPFVLASAEVMKAAVAYLEPHMEATDDDGKGRIVLGTVKGDVHDIGKNLVDIILSNNGYEVVNLGIKQPISTILEAAIDKRADVIGMSGLLVKSTVVMKDNLIELNSKGVAEQFPVLLGGAALTRSYVENDLQDVYEGDVHYARDAFEGLRLMDTIMTTKRGGGPAPDSPEALEAKAKAAERKERHERSKRIAEKRKAAEAPVVVPERSDVAADIDIPVPPFWGTRIVRGVSLADYSGLLDERALFLGQWGLRGARKGEGATYEDLVESEGKPRLRYWLDRLSTDGILAHAALVYGYFPAVSEGDDVVVLTEPEPDAPERFRFTFPRQHRDRFLCISDFVRSRSAARESGQVDVLPMNLVTMGQPIADFANELFAADSYRDYLEVHGIGVQLTEALAEYWHRRVREELKLSDGKSVAAEDPTEAEGYFKLEYRGARYSFGYGACPDLEDRIKLAALLEPERIGVKLSEELQLHPEQSTDAFVLHHPEAKYFNV, encoded by the coding sequence ATGCCCGATCAACACAAGCCCGGTCTGCTCGATGCGATTTCACGTCGCGTTGTCATCGGCGACGGAGCGATGGGCACGATGCTCCAGGACGCCGACCTGACTCTCGACGACTTTCTCGGTCTAGAGGGATGCAACGAAATTCTGAACGCCACCCGGCCCGACGTGCTGCGCGAGATCCACCGTGAGTACTTCGCAGCCGGTGCGGACGCCGTGGAAACGAACACGTTCGGATGCAACCTGCCCAACTTGGCCGATTACGACATCGAGGATCGAATCCGCGAGTTGGCAGAGAAAGGCACCCGGCTCGCCCGCGAGACCGCCGACGAAATGGGCCCCGGCCGCGACGGGATGGGCCGATACGTCCTGGGTTCGATGGGACCCGGGACCAAGCTCCCCACACTCGGGCATGCTCCGTTCGCCCGGCTGCGCGACGCGTACACCGAAGCCGCTCTGGGAATGATCGACGGCGGTGCCGATGCCATTCTGGTGGAGACGTGCCAGGACCTGCTTCAGGTCAAGGCCGCGATCATCGGCAGCCAGCACGCGATGGACAGGCTCGGCGTCCGTATTCCGATCATCACCCACGTGACGGTCGAGACGACGGGTGCGATGCTCGTCGGCAGCGAGATCGGTGCAGCACTCACTGCGCTCGAACCGCTCGGAATCGACATGATCGGCCTCAACTGCGCCACCGGTCCGGCCGAGATGAGTGAGCACCTGCGCCATCTGTCCAAGCATTCGCGGTTGCCGGTGTCGGTGATGCCCAATGCCGGTCTGCCGACGTTGGGTGCAAAGGGAGCGGAGTACCCGCTGACCGCACCCGAGCTGGCCACGGCGCTGAGCGGTTTCGTCAGCGAGTACGGGCTGGCTCTGGTCGGCGGTTGCTGCGGCACCACCCCCGAGCACATCCGTCAGGTTGCCGACATGGTGCACGGAGCCACGAAGCTCGAGCGCAGGCCCGCGCCGGAGCCGGGTGTCTCCTCGCTCTACACTGCCGTTCCGTTCGAGCAGGACGCCAGCATCCTGATGATCGGTGAGCGCACCAACTCCAACGGGTCCAAGGCATTCCGCGACGCGATGCTGGCCGAGGACTACGAGAAGTGCCTCGACATCGCCAAGGATCAGACGCGCGACGGCGCGCACATGTTGGACCTCAACGTCGACTACGTCGGCCGCGACGGTGCCGCCGACATGGCCGCGCTCGCAAGCAGATTGGCGACCGCGTCGACGCTGCCGATCATGCTCGACTCCACCGAACCGGCCGTACTCGAAGCCGGTCTGGAGCACCTCGGCGGCCGTAGCGCCGTCAACTCGGTCAACTACGAGGACGGCGACGGGCCCGATTCGCGGTTCCAGAAGATCATGCGTCTGGTCAAGGAGCACGGTGCCGCCGTCGTCGCCCTCACCATCGACGAGGAAGGCCAGGCTCGAACGGCCGAATGGAAGGTGCGTGTCGCAGATCGCCTGATCACCGACATCACCGAGAACTGGGGCCTGCGCCACGAGGACATCATCGTCGACACCCTCACCTTCCCGATTTCCACCGGCCAGGAAGAGGTTCGACGCGACGGCATCGAGACCATCGAGGCGATCCGGCAGCTCAAGGAGAAGTATCCGAAGGTGCACACCACCCTCGGGTTGTCGAACATCTCGTTCGGTCTCAATCCCGCTGCACGCCAGGTGCTGAACTCGGTCTTCCTGCACGAGTGCACACAGGCCGGCCTCGATACCGCCATCGTGCACGCGTCGAAGATCCTGCCGATGAACAAGATTCCCGACGAACAGCGCGAGACCGCTCTGGATCTGGTGTACGACCGCCGCCGCGAAGGCTACGACCCGTTGCAGAAGCTGATGCAGCTGTTCGAGGGCGTCTCGGCAGCATCGGCCCGGGAATCACGCGCCGAGGAACTGGGTCGTCTGCCACTGTTCGAGCGACTCGAACGCCGCATCGTCGACGGCGAACGCAACGGTCTCGACGTCGATCTGGATGCAGCGATGACCGAGAAGCCGCCGCTGGAGATCATCAACGAGACGTTGCTCTCGGGCATGAAGACCGTGGGGGAGCTGTTCGGTTCCGGCCAGATGCAGTTGCCGTTCGTGCTTGCCTCCGCCGAGGTGATGAAGGCTGCGGTGGCGTATCTGGAGCCGCACATGGAGGCGACCGACGACGACGGTAAGGGTCGTATCGTGCTCGGTACCGTCAAGGGCGACGTCCACGACATCGGGAAGAACCTCGTCGACATCATCCTGAGCAACAACGGCTACGAGGTCGTCAATCTCGGTATCAAGCAACCGATTTCGACCATCCTCGAAGCCGCGATCGACAAGCGCGCCGACGTGATCGGGATGTCCGGGCTGCTGGTGAAGTCGACCGTCGTCATGAAGGACAACCTGATCGAACTCAACTCCAAGGGCGTCGCGGAGCAGTTCCCGGTCCTGCTCGGTGGAGCAGCGTTGACGCGGTCGTACGTCGAGAACGATCTGCAGGATGTGTACGAGGGTGACGTCCACTATGCGCGAGACGCATTCGAGGGCCTGCGTTTGATGGACACCATCATGACCACCAAACGCGGTGGGGGTCCGGCTCCCGACAGTCCGGAGGCACTCGAAGCGAAGGCCAAGGCCGCCGAGCGCAAGGAACGCCATGAGCGGTCCAAGCGCATCGCGGAGAAGCGCAAGGCTGCGGAGGCACCGGTCGTCGTGCCCGAACGATCCGATGTTGCAGCCGATATCGACATTCCGGTTCCGCCGTTCTGGGGTACTCGCATCGTCCGAGGCGTGTCCTTGGCCGATTACTCGGGTCTGCTCGACGAGCGCGCACTGTTCCTCGGGCAATGGGGCCTGCGCGGTGCTCGCAAGGGTGAAGGTGCCACCTACGAAGACCTCGTGGAATCGGAAGGTAAACCGCGCCTACGGTATTGGCTGGATCGCCTGAGCACCGACGGCATACTCGCACACGCCGCACTGGTGTACGGGTACTTCCCGGCGGTCTCCGAGGGCGACGACGTCGTCGTGCTCACCGAGCCCGAACCCGATGCACCCGAACGCTTCCGATTCACGTTCCCCCGTCAGCACCGTGACCGATTCCTCTGCATCTCGGATTTCGTTCGGTCGCGTTCGGCTGCACGAGAATCCGGCCAGGTCGATGTTCTGCCGATGAACCTGGTGACAATGGGCCAGCCCATTGCCGACTTCGCGAACGAGCTGTTCGCTGCCGACTCGTACCGCGACTATCTCGAGGTGCACGGAATCGGTGTCCAGCTCACCGAAGCGTTGGCCGAATACTGGCATCGCCGAGTGCGCGAGGAACTGAAACTGTCCGACGGCAAATCGGTCGCCGCGGAGGATCCCACCGAGGCCGAGGGGTACTTCAAACTCGAATACCGAGGTGCGCGTTACTCGTTCGGCTACGGAGCATGCCCCGATCTGGAAGACCGGATCAAACTC
- a CDS encoding PAC2 family protein → MEAVHDAVANATDLDDLDEDIPELRSPILVAAFEGWNDAGDAASGAVEHLELIWDASPLAELDSEDYYDYQVNRPTVRQVDGVTREIEWPSTRLSVCSPPGSERDVVLLRGIEPNMRWRSFCDDLLEFVEQLGVETVVILGALLADTPHTRPVPVTGTAYSTESAEQFNLEQTRYEGPTGITGVLQDECVKAGVPAVSFWAAVPHYVSQPPNPKATVALLQRVEDVLDIEVPLGELPTQAEEWEEAVNEMTKEDEEISEYVRSLEERGDAEVDMSDAIAKIDGDAIAAEFEKYLRRRGPGNFGL, encoded by the coding sequence ATCGAGGCCGTCCACGACGCTGTGGCCAACGCCACAGACCTCGACGATCTCGACGAGGACATTCCCGAATTGCGCTCCCCCATCCTGGTGGCTGCTTTCGAGGGCTGGAACGACGCGGGCGATGCGGCGAGCGGTGCCGTCGAGCACCTGGAGCTGATCTGGGATGCCAGTCCTCTTGCCGAGCTGGACTCGGAGGACTACTACGACTACCAGGTCAACAGACCGACGGTTCGCCAGGTGGATGGTGTCACCCGTGAGATCGAGTGGCCGTCGACACGGTTGTCGGTGTGTTCGCCTCCCGGCAGCGAACGTGACGTGGTGCTGCTGCGCGGCATCGAGCCGAACATGCGGTGGCGCAGCTTCTGCGACGACCTGCTCGAGTTCGTCGAACAGCTCGGCGTCGAGACCGTCGTGATCCTGGGAGCACTGCTGGCCGACACCCCGCACACCAGGCCCGTTCCGGTCACCGGCACCGCATACAGCACCGAGTCGGCCGAACAGTTCAATCTCGAACAGACCCGATACGAGGGCCCGACCGGAATCACCGGCGTGTTGCAGGACGAATGCGTGAAGGCCGGCGTCCCTGCGGTGTCGTTCTGGGCCGCCGTGCCCCACTACGTCTCGCAGCCGCCGAATCCCAAGGCGACCGTTGCATTGCTGCAGCGGGTCGAGGACGTGCTCGACATCGAGGTACCGCTCGGCGAACTTCCCACCCAGGCAGAGGAGTGGGAAGAAGCGGTCAACGAGATGACGAAAGAGGACGAGGAGATCAGCGAATACGTGCGCAGCCTCGAAGAGCGCGGTGATGCCGAAGTGGACATGTCCGACGCGATTGCGAAGATCGACGGCGACGCCATTGCAGCCGAGTTCGAGAAGTACCTGAGGCGCCGCGGCCCCGGCAACTTCGGCCTCTGA